The Helicoverpa armigera isolate CAAS_96S chromosome 21, ASM3070526v1, whole genome shotgun sequence sequence AAACCAAGTTTACTGGGTATGtactaatttgtaatttaacttTGAGTTTCCACAATGTTATGTGAATGGTTTCCTAACATAACGATTATTGTGTGTTGTATCAGGGAATACATAACATATTGCTGCTTTCATTGATTTGTTTGATTCTAATAAGTTTTTGAGCTAGTTATCCCAAATTACGCAGTTAGAGTAAAAACACGAGTGTCatgaaataaggaaaataattggGCAATCGTGGTGAAATGATTAAGAACAAAAACGATGCACACTTTTTAAACTAGAAAACAATGATTGAAATAAATAGGTTGTTAAAATTAAGTACTTTGTTACTATTGACAATTTTTCTCCAAAGGCGattagtaaaaagaaaaaatgtatactatcgaaaaaaacttattaaaaactcgaaatgtacagttttaaattaggtaattgatataatttttaacGAATACGCAGTTCACTTGTGAAAATGATTCATCCaattgaaattcaataaaacgtaatattggccagtttttttacagtttcAAACGAACAGGTGGCACGGtcaaatattgatttttatttcggACAAAGTTTAATATGTTATCTTACCTGAAATGACGTTGTGTGAGCGCGTTATCAGAAATCCATAATTAGAACACGATAGATTCAGATTAGACAGTTAACTCATTGGAAAGCACCTCCCACAATTTTCAGAATTAGGGTCATAACCGTTACGAGCACATGTTAGGAACTTTTCAAAAACTAGTCAAACTATCTCAACTATTACACCGAATTCGGGATTAGCAGAGATTTCTAGAAAAACCAATTCACCACTAACACGTTTTCTCACGCGATCAAGAGGTGACGCGTCGGCGTCGCCGCGAGAATAATGTCGTCGGCCGCCAGCCACCGCCACAGCAAAGCAATCACCGCGCCGCTACAACCGCATCAATGACGCCAACACATTCTTGCTAATAACGCTCTCACATTACGTTTTTTATCACTAAAACTTCTCTGAGGCACTGGTAACTCACTGAAACTACTCTATTATTagtaaatataaagaaactCACCGTAAATAAGCCGATTCCAACAACAAAGAGTCACCAGCCACGCGCTCCAATTATAGGGCACACACAAATCACGAAAGCACAAGAAGTTGAAGCTATGTAActtcacaaaattgttagttaTATTCACAGTCAGTTTACAAAGTCAAATTGAACAAAGTTTCCCAGTTTTTCGTGGATATAATCACTGAACCGAGAAAGTATACCGTGAAGCACCGCCAGCTacatacaaaatggcggatttgCGTAATGAAAGTGACGCGCTGACGCGCCGAAAACGCATGGACTAAATCGTTGTCTATGGTCAACGCCTcgaaaaaaaagataattattatatttcaaatgattataaattgttaatagaaaaatctattataatttaattcgaTAGTTTCTGTTATGGAATTcagttaaagtttaaaattatagttaaaggtaagattaaacatttttttatagggTAGGGCTGAAATATAAAGgatacaaaacaatttattaataaaacgatATTTTTTCGTTTACATaggtttaaatttaattatttacgttttgaaaactttttatattacacatttctaaaaaataaaactgaatagtCTATGATAAGGTATGTTCAAAAACCGCATCTACATTATTAGAAATTGTTTGATGTTTTTACCttcattgaaaaaataaataaacatcaaatcGTCCCTGTATGTAAAGGATGTTTTCCTCATATTATAaatggtttttttattaaagttagttCACAATTCTtggataaattaaatattcgcGTAAACActttcaaatattcaaaaaaattctgTACTGAACGTACtctacaaaacatttttcatctCGCTCATTTTCACAGGTAAAGAAAAGGACAATACAATGTTGCTTGCATTTTGTACGAACTCATGAAAAGACGTCGTGTACGCCACAAAAAggtttcgtatatttttttctaccttacattctaaaattattgttgttgaTATCATGATTAGATAATAATGTGAAGTATTTTTACAGTTTAGTCTTAATTTTGCCAGAAGTTATGGCCACTGTTGTAATTTTAGTTGATTCGTATACCTACGTATGTTTCGTTTAGTAATCCATTGATCAATCAGCTGAGCTTTGTTTTCATTTCTCAGGTCTTCAGAAGTAATCGTGTGCCTACTATAACAGTGTGAACGTGTATTTCAGGATATAATACAAGTTTAACTCATCGATCGAACATAAATATGAACGAATTGAAGTCTCTAGAACACGCTACGTTGAAGGTAAAGTTGGCCATATTACTTTGTATCGTTTGTAACAAGATCATACAAAATGGCTATTATTTACATCGACAAATTAGCTCATCACATTACTAAACTCTATTGAAACTTCATAATTATAACAAGAAGAAAGTTTACTATAATCAACAAAGTAATAGCAtagttatcaattaaaattagcacaataatacaaacaataaGTTAATGAGGTTTTTGACTCTCTAGATTGTCCTATATTATCTTTAAAACAATGTAGGTCAGAAATTGTATTACTTTGCAGATTTATTAGTGTAAAATATAGTAATGTACttctattacaataatattttttgaaaatattgattggCTACTTTCATTTATTAGAATATCCTAACATATCTAAAGCGCACTCTACATATTTACATCTTTTGTGGGAAAGAGTATACTAATCAAACTTTCAACTCTAAATTGTACCCGTTTTAGGTATTATTGTATTAACAATGGTatgtttatagaaataaatgaattattttaggTACCGTATGAGGTGTTCAACAAACGCTACCGCAATGCCCAGCGAGTGCTAGATGTAGAAGCCCGTCAAGTGGGCAGCGGGGCTGGAGAGCTTGACACCGCTACCAGGAAGCAACCAGTCACTACTGGAGAGATTGATACACTTCTTGGTGGCATGGTGAGagaaattcatgtattttatgcATATATATGCACAtccttatatttaaaacaaatcttTATGTAAGAGATATAATGGAATTCATCCTCAATCATATAATATTAGAGTCTAGAGTTAGTAGTGAATTGCAAAACTTAATTGCACAAAAGAATGTTATGTATAAAACAGATAATATCAGAAATAAGTAAATAACCAGATGTTTCTGGTATTTCACATTACAATTTCTGTTTGCAATAACAATTCAGCCATTATTAACTTAAAACCTGTACATAACGGCTAAAACGatatataataatgtatgtcAGGTGGAAAAGCTAACAACGATGAAACGCAAGGCTTCTGAAGCGATCACAGAAGAGGTGCAAGCCGCCTATGTCTGTAAGAAGAGGTTGGAGCACTTGAAGGAGCAGGCCGCAGCCCTGGCTGAACCCAGCACACCTCAAGTTAAGGTTAGTATTTAAACGATCTACAGGATCTCATCACCTACCTAGACTTTTACCAACTATACTGCGGTAGAATTCCAAtctaaccagatacagctgactaacagtgttttacaaggagcaactacCTATCTGGCCTTCTCAACCCAGGCACCCAACCTgtttagtaagactggttgtcagactttatgACTGctgaagatgttcaaatgaagACCAGGACCCACTAATTTAACATGCCTCCAAAACACAGAGGCAGTTGCGTAGCCTCAAGTTCCTCTCAGGGTCCCCTCTATCTGTTGTTGGTGAATGATCGCAGACCAATCTCATTCATCATTTTGGATTAAGAAATATTGTATCAttgaaaaatacttacctattatgcACATTGTAACTAAAAAGGCTACTTATCTACCACAGACCACACTGAACCAATGGCGCAAGGTCCGTCTGGACCGCATGCTTGTGGATTACTTCCTCAGGAACGGCTACTATGAGTCTGCCAATAAACTGGCAGACGCTAGGGGGCTGCGGGACCTCACTAATGTTGGTATGTAAATGTTGTAGTATATTATTGTGATATATTAACTTCTTAACGAGAAcagataatgaaaaaaatattattgtgattCGCGTGTTTCTGATAAGTTTTAGCGACTTACATACTTTTTACATAACTTACTCGTACATAGTGGTAAAGAAACTtatcattttcattcatattctgATTTGAAGTACGAACTAGATTagaaaagataaagaaaacatGAAGAAACTAGGTTGATTTAAATCTGCCTCGTTATATCTTCAAATGTTATTATCATCGTAACTAACTTTCATCCTAAATTACATAGTCTGCCTTTTTCCGTCTATTTTAGTACCGTACCCACAAGTTTATGTGattttttcttagaaaactCCATAATACATTCTCCTTCATAATCCCAGACATATACGGCGCGGCGGCTGAAGTAGAAGCGGAGCTAGTGTCCCGTCGCACGGCGCGATGCCTGCAGTGGTGCGCAGACAACAAGTCCAAGCTCAGGAAACTCAACTCCAACATGGAGTTCAAGATACGGATACAGGTCGGTTTGAAACTGATttgagaaaaatacaaaaatacggagggtatttttgtattttttttttttgactagTGAAAAAAGGATTTTTACGTATATgacataaactttattttaatgtcttGCCTTGTTGCAAGAATTTTGGGAAGTATTTATTACCTTCACATAGTTATAACGGTGTTTAAAAATTGGGATTATTTTTCTGCTAACCCTATCTCGTATTTTTATTCCAGCAGCAGTGATTGAATtgggcaatttttttttattcaattcagaAATAGATGAAAGTAATGGAATCTTACATATCCTACGTAGTTagaaaaatgaagaaaaaatatattctgggTTCATCGTGTTATAATATGTTGCATCAATAATATACACAATCTCATTATCACTAAaactattaacattttattatttaaatcaatcTTTATGCTAATTCGACATATTCCAGGAGTTCATAGAGCTGGTTCGCGAAGACAAGCGCCTGGAGGCAGTGCGTTACGCCAAGAAACACTTCTCCACTTACGAGGAAGATCAGCTCAAAGACATACAGCATTGCATGGGCATGCTCGCCTTCCCTAAAGATACAGGTATCATAATATTTCTAGACATATGAAATAGATATGAAAGTTTTTAGGATatggttagttttttttttgcacaaaTTAAACCAAGATTTGCACTAAGAGTATGAGTTTGTCATGGTTTTTCATGCAActctgtaaatataataaaaaaaaatatgtaagattGTTAGAAAGACTTAACGTCTGGCGGTTTCAGCTGTGTGTCAATTAATCAGTCAGTTCCACTAtagtttatacatattatgttgtCTTCTTCCCAGCATTAGTCACGTTTCGGACGAGGTCTTCCTGTGGTTTACGCAgtcatcataaaaatatcagtACATACAAATGATctctctaaataaataaataatctcccATAatgggcctgctggaagaaattcTTTGTCGTTTTTTgagataagctgtgcccttgtacaattttttctattgtatattcttgtttgtgtttttatgtgtacataaactgttaaataaataattaaataaataaacaatgctgATATTGACTAACATACATTTTCTCCTTTCAGAGGTAGAACCATACCGCTCGCTCCTGCAGACGGGTCGGTGGACGGGGCTGGTGGAGCAGTTCCGCTGGGAGCACGCGCGGCTGCTGCACCCCGCCAAGCTGCCCGCCCTGCCCGTAGCGTTGCAGCTCGGCCTCGCTGCACTGCACACTCCTCAATGTGGAGCTGCTAGGGTAACTGTAACGAAATTTTTATTACcaaactactgcccataccgggagaaaatatagcttatgttactcgagaagagtgtagcttttcatcagggaaagaatttttcagatcagttgagtatttttataaacaaacgaCCTCAACGGCGCAATGGttaccatgccggactgccgaaacTGAGGTTCCATATTTGACagaaaatgagttttattgcGAAAAATATAAGACGCATAAATACCCTTAACAAAATGAGCATATAATTctcggttcggtcgacatttgtgtaaAGTATGCTTGTATGGTCGTGATCTGGgcgttacaatatgtatttataaataaatatgtgtatgtgtagcaatatgtagtttatcagttgtgttagcacccataacacaagttaattagtaacttaccatggggctaaccgaccgtgtgtgaaaaggtgacATTATGAGcatttataaaacatacatgtagtatttattttatgttgtaatGTTAtaatgaaactaaataattaaaaatgtttaacaactTCAGGTACCAGCGTGCCCCGCCTGCCAGCCGCCGCTGTGCACCCTCGCGAGGACACTGCCCCACGCGCACGTGTCACACTCGCGGCTGCTGTGTCGCATATCCAGGGCTCCGCTCAATGAACACAACCAGCCCATGGTGCTGCCTAATGGACAGGTTTATGGTGAAAAGGTGAGATATTTGGGATATTGTAGCTAAAACTAAATTTGTGGTAATGAAAACAGCAACCGATAGAAAGAAAGATTAGCCTTATGTTGGCATATTTCGCTTGAGGATGGTTCCGTATCATGCCGATTTTATACGTGTTTCGGCACGTTAAATTCTGGGACTCCTGACGCTCATTTGGACCTCTTTGATAATAATCTAAAATTTGCGTCCGACTATACTGAAAGTCAATAATGTATAAACCccatataatgttttttttaaatccagttataatttagatttagattattaaaaagtcattacaatatttattttaataactagctgaccccgcgaacttcgtatcttTTAAatcttccctggacctctacaaacattttaaaaccaaaatcggCTCAatcgttctcgagttttaatcagactaacgaacaacaatttatttttatttatatagatttaaaaaattaaaataactttatttttacttctttACCATTCATACAATTTCATGGCTTATTTCAGGCTCTaaaagaaatgatgaaggaACACGGCTCCATAATCTGCCCGAAGACCAAGGAGGTATTCTGTATGAAACGCGTTGAGAAAGTCTACGTTATGTAAAAACCTATTTACCTTATAATGTATATACTATACTGCATCCCCTATATTATGTACATGCTAGCATTTACGCGACGATTAGTATGTCGAATGtcttaactataaaaaataaaatttatatgaaaaattattatcatcttGTTTTTGGCGtggctagaaaaaaaaaaggttttaaaacaacttctaaaatattGATATGATTGAAGTAAAATATGGTGATTTGTAATCATGGGGCAGCTTCTATTTCAAATATCAAGTGCAAGAAATACTGATTTCATGATTATTAGTTTCATttggtttaataaataaagaacattgAAAAGTAACCTAGCTACGCCGCTTATATTATAAACcttagtattattttatgtgtttatttgaaaaggaaaaaaaatattatattgtacatttaaaaaatgcagGATGTTTTCATAAGCAATATCGAACTTCAAGCaaaagacatattatagtgaaatgtgattttaaaacttatgagcaaaaaaaaaatagacaaatATAGGTTATTTTCCAAACAAAACATTCTGTATTTTCAAGAAATCTATGGAATCTCGAAATATCGTTATCTATGCGTGCAGTAAGTAAATTGGagtatttataacttttagttAGAGATGGTCCATAAACTTCAAAATGTGTTCTTATATtcagaatttaatatttgtcGAGATGAAGGATAATCTGTAATATTAATGTGTGTCGATAGATTCGTAGTTAAACGGTAAGTTTTGAACTTCTAAACAAAGTTAACTttactattttaaaacacacattaaaataaaatatgtatatatttttgtgccattttagtatatttatttggcACACTTCACCTCAATAAGACAGAACTTAAAATCTTAACAAAGACAGTCAAACTTGCTTTTCGCTTagcacgaaaataaataaatctgtcgATTTAACTGAACCCTTGTGCACGTTAGGTCACTACTGTAATTTGAAacgctttcaataaaaatataaaaaaaactattctgatTCTGTAAAAGGTTTGTATGTAATGAATCAAGaatcactgaactgattttagaAACTCATTGCTCGAGAGCTATATTATCCCTgaaaaaggctatattttataaaaatacgagCAATATTGTGTGCAGAAGCTAGTTTCTCTATAAAACCATAcagtaatatgttttattgtgattatttacttgtagttcgtgtaaaacattaaatatctaCCGCGGACTGTGTCATCACGTGTTTGTCtgatgtagaaaataaataaataagctcaTTGTATCATTATTGTAAATTGTTACATTGGGAAATAAATGCAAATCAAAATAACAGTGTTTTATTGATAGATTCTAAATGCAAGAACGGAggagaaaattaatattagctTAACCTATCGCGTGgagaaaaatgaaataaaataacaaaagactgcttctgataattttattgacttttaACACTTTCTTAATAGTAACGTCGTTCTCACGACTAAAATACTCGTAAATGGcattatttatcacaatatattttaatggctACTCATTGTAGATACATAATTGTTTATATATCAAGTGCAAATAGCGAACAAATTGAAAATCTTACGTATCATTACAGAACGTACAAAAAATTTgatacaaaatttaaattgacgtaagtattttagatttttataatatagcTACTTGTCTAAATGCACTCGctagcaatatttttattaacaactaAAATGCATGATTACGTGTATAGAAACGGgcgaaaaataaattgaaatataataacaaaaacgtCTGCACCTCTAAATgtggaaataacaaaaaatatatgaataactAGAAAACTATCACAATATTACAAGTGGAGTTTGTACTATTTGCTAAGGGACTAAGTTTTTTATTGCTTACGTGGGCTGTTTGTTCCAAGATAGATATTAACTGCAATTCAATCGGTTTTAAACTTTCGTaacttgtacaaatattttatgcacAATTGGGACTTAATCGCGACATAATGTATtactgtaaagaaatattacttatatattACCAATAATATACCTTTTTGTTTACTAGAAGTTTCAGCCGAATTGCAAAGACCGTAGTCATTAATTTATCATCGCAATTAAGTCTATTACatcctaaaaacaaaaaacaaattgtaacTGTCCAATATTACATTGCGCCCTATACTCTTGTAACTTGTTTGACCTGCAATCGAACCCGCACTCTCGTACTTGTGAGGCTGGTACTTAAACCACTAGGCGACTAAGTTCTTAACTCCAtagtatttacaataatttacatttttttattgattaatgtaattttcaaGTATTAGAGACCTCAACAACGATTTTGTAACtttgtttttcaattacttttaaaagtatTCTTGTATTTTCTGAGATcgtataaaacacaaaataaaacatttaatcaaaaatgatagcttaaaactacataacataGTGTGATTTGGTTTTAATAAGTGATTAATATCTAAATACGTTTGTACATTTACTTAGTGGAGTACAATTCGATAGATAGCTATTTTCTTTATGTTTAGCAACCTTTATGTTCGAATATAAAGTATAATTTCATACATAGTTTAAGGAATaaagtaaaatgaataaatacatttttttctgattttaaACACATTTAGGCCTGGCTTCACTGGTTACTGATAGTCTCAGatatctgatagttaatgctatctgccagaCAGGCTTCTAATAAATTCCTGTTATTAACGTTTACCTGTCAGATAAGTTCTTAATAGGTTATCAGAGATTTTATCAGTAACTGGTGAAACTGTCCATTAGTCTCAAGTTATGTTCTCGACTGCAGTGAGCAACACTGGGAGTGTTACCAGtacagaaaatatataatttcaaaatatttacgtatCACTTAGTACGCTATCGgagtattatttacttaacattCTACAGTTGTAACTTAACTTCCACTTACTCACAGTCTAagttaaattcaaaaatattaatactcaTTTAGTGTCCTATGGGACGATTTACcttaagaatataaaaatatatgattccTAAGTTTATAGCCACTGATGAcagtatttatatttacaacatactaaggttttttttatgacaGCTTAGATATGTAATAAGCTGTAGATTTTACTTGTACAAGTCAATCTgcccgaatctgtcaaatttttcCAATCAAatattaaccttccactatgtGATAAGGTTAAAAATGTATAGAAGAAGTTTGACAGGTTAAGGTAGGTGCTATCTGTacaattaattcatttatgGTGAAAAGCTATCACTGTACGTACTTACAAATTGGTATTACGCTTTTCAAATCTGCATCCGATGGTGAAAACACTCAGATGATTTTTATCCAAAAACTTGCCCATTAAACCATCAAACTTTAGGgcaacatcaaaataaatattcccaCACTTCAACACCGCACAAAGCAATCTCATCACTTTTACACAGACACAATACAAATTCCTGTTTCTTTCTTCATATTCTTGGGATTGCCTTCATGTCTTGGGATCCAGTGCATCTTATCCGAAGTAATAGGTCATGACAGCCATGATGAGTATCCCGGAGACGAGGGCTCCGAGATGCTTGAGGGATTGTATCTTGTCAGGCTCTCGGAGGAGATCAGGTAAGACGGTGACCAGAGCAATGTGGAGGAAACCGCCCGCTGTGAATGGGACTATCCAGGATGTTTTTGCCTCTGAAAGAGAAAATCTTAGTTTTGATATAGGCATCTATTTGAAGTATCAATATTGGTCTAGTACAGGGATGGCGAACCAATGGCACGCGTGCCCGTGGTGGCATGCAGCGAAATAATTTGAGCACGCCATTATTTTGCAAGTTTTCAATTGTAATCATGACCATGGATTCAATCGGATCACATAGGAATTACTTCCCATATTCAGAATAGAGCCTATTTTATTTGGAGATCTGAgcgttacttttaaaatattttatgacaaataaGCCCATCTAAACAAATTACTTCTTGATAATTATCTTTTACTTATTCTGTTAACTATCTGCCATAAAGGCACCCCTCTATAAATAgcattgtgttttttatttaatttggcaCGTAAGGCAATAAAGGTTCGCCATCCCTGGTCTAGTATTACAGAATTATGCAATTATTCTTGATATACTGAaccataaaacttttttttggaCTTTTCCACAGAAAGTTTCCAAGtttcattttgttaatttttgtcaaacattaaatatttatttgttttttttttttcacttttaatataaaaactaagcCATATATAAATGTGTGTTGTTTAGCCTTTTtcctgttaaataaataaataagactcACCAATAGAGTTCCTAGCACCACTGAATATAACTGCCGTCATGGCGCCGATCAGACCTGCTGCCGCCGTTgcctgaaaaaaaattgaaactctCATAGAAGACAAAAACAAACGTTTTGGTGACCTTTTTTTATAGACTTAAAAAACTGCATTTTGAATgtttcgaaaaattctttcactttcaggaagctacattatctccGCGtgaaataggctatattttatccagatactGAAAGAAGTTCCCTTGTTGTGTCAAGTCATCACTCACCAGTTGCGCTTTAGCTGCTTCCCACCGGGAAAACCCGCTTTTCAGTAGAATAGCGAAATCACCAACTTCGTGAGGGATCTCGTGAACTGAAACAGacaattgaaaatgttttatgtatatatgtatttaacaacaaaaaaacgaCTTAAAATGTCTTCGCTCTGTAATTCAGGATGccgaatttcattaaaaatcgcaaatatttctcatttatttttcaagtatttgaagaacttcttttttttttgctaacaaCAGGAGATGGACATTTGATACTTTTATTCACATCCGGATAAGAGATGTAATTCCCTCGGGCATGTTACCCGCGGCTAATATTTCACAGTTTCAAGGTATCTATTGAAAATGCTACTAATTACCGAGTATAGCGAACGTTGTAAGTAGTCCGACTCGGAAGCCGACGAGGAAAGAGCCTCCCACAGCCAGCCCGTGAGTGAAGTTGTCAATAGAATTCGCCATCAAGTTCAGGTAACCTGCCACCTGGAACATAAATATTAGAGTTTAGAGAGCCAGTTAAAATGCAAAGTCTTACAGCTACTGACAAATATGTTtgttgtaatattaaattagacCCGCACTGACCCGCACCAGTCTTGTCAAaggtttgacaaccagtcttgacAGGGAGTATCGAGTTGCCCTAGTACTGGGTTgtagaggtcagataagcaacactggtactcggctgcatctaGCTAAACTGCAAGCTGACCTCAAAATAGTCGGAAAAaagttaggcagatgatgataaaattttattacctttGCCATCTTTTAAAAGAATAGGCGCCAACAATCTTTACAGCCCCCGGTACACTTTTAGTTAgggtaataaatacattaactCACGTCTTTCTTGTTGGACTTCTCCTTAGTGGCTTTGAGGGCCTGCTCCCGCGCCTCGCGCAGCAGGCAGCGTCCCATCCATCTGTTGCCCT is a genomic window containing:
- the LOC126056325 gene encoding E3 ubiquitin-protein transferase MAEA — encoded protein: MNELKSLEHATLKVPYEVFNKRYRNAQRVLDVEARQVGSGAGELDTATRKQPVTTGEIDTLLGGMVEKLTTMKRKASEAITEEVQAAYVCKKRLEHLKEQAAALAEPSTPQVKTTLNQWRKVRLDRMLVDYFLRNGYYESANKLADARGLRDLTNVDIYGAAAEVEAELVSRRTARCLQWCADNKSKLRKLNSNMEFKIRIQEFIELVREDKRLEAVRYAKKHFSTYEEDQLKDIQHCMGMLAFPKDTEVEPYRSLLQTGRWTGLVEQFRWEHARLLHPAKLPALPVALQLGLAALHTPQCGAARVPACPACQPPLCTLARTLPHAHVSHSRLLCRISRAPLNEHNQPMVLPNGQVYGEKALKEMMKEHGSIICPKTKEVFCMKRVEKVYVM